DNA from Chryseomicrobium sp. FSL W7-1435:
TATCGGTTATGTGCCGCAAGACCACTTCTTGTTCTCCACAACTGTGGGTCTCAATGTTGCTTTTACGAATGTCAAAGCATCTCAACAAGAAATTGAGCGTGCAACAAAATTAGCCGCGATTCATGAAGACATCACACGTTTTACAGATGGCTATCAGACAATCGTAGGAGAACGGGGTGTGTCGTTATCAGGTGGGCAAAAACAGCGAATCTCGATTGCCCGCGCGCTGATGATGCAACCCGAATTACTTATTTTAGATGATTCCTTGTCAGCAGTAGATGCTAAGACGGAAGAAACGATTCTAGAAGCGCTGAAAGCAGAGCGCTCCAATGAAACAACGATCATCACGTCACACAGACTGAGTGCGATCCAACACGCTCACCAGATTATTGTGATGGAGAGCGGCACAATCAAAGAAAAAGGCACTCATGAAGAACTCATGGCCTTACAAGGCACTTATTTCGAGATGTATCAACTACAACAACTCGAATCACTCGTAGAGCAAGGAGGCGATCTGCATGGATGAAAAACTACCGAAACTTACCGGGAAGATGCAGTGGCAGATTCTGAAACGTCTCTTACGTTATCTGATCCCTCATAAAAAGATGCTTGCCATTGCGCTGGTCTTGTTAATGATTACAGTTGTAGGTGATCTTGTAGGTCCTTATTTGATCAAGATCTATATTGACGATTATTTAACAGTGGGGTCATTTCCCCAATCTGCCATCATAGGTCTTGCCGCAGGCTACATCTTCATACAGGTCGGGAATGTTATTATTAGTTATTTTCAGTTGATGACGTTCCAAAAACTTGCGTTACGCGTCATTCAAACGATGCGTATTGATGTGTTTAGTAAGGTGCAGGGACTCGGAATGCGGTATTTTGACCGCACACCTGCAGGAAGCATCGTATCACGTGTCACAAATGATACAGAAGCGATTAAAGACATGTTTGTCAGTGTACTGGTAGGATTTGTACAGTCTGGGTTCCTAATCATCGGGGTCTATATTGCGATGTTCTTGATCAACCCTGAACTGGCACTCATTGCGACACTGTTACTGCCGATACTTGGCTTCATTATTTACACTTACAGAAAGCACAGCTCGGTGGTCTATCAAGACTTACGAGAACGGTTATCTCAACTAAATGCGAAACTCGCAGAGTCACTTGCAGGTATGGGGATGGTCCAAGCATTCAGACAAGAAAGACGTCTGCGAGATGAGTTCAGTGAAATCAACACTGCGCATTGGAATGCCGGGCAACGCAACATCAAACTAGATAGTCTGTTGTTACGTCCCGCTATTGACCTAGTGTACGCGCTCGCCATCATCATGGTATTGAGTTACTTCGGTATCACGTCGTTCTCTAATCCGGTAGAAGTCGGTGTGATTTATGTATTTGTCACCTATATCGATCGTTTCTTCGAGCCCATCAATCAAGTGATGCAACGTCTGTCGATTTTCCAACAAGCGATCGTTGCTGCTTCACGCGTCTTTAAACTGATGGATGAAGAGGACATGGCACCGGCACAAGCGGACCGATCAACAGCGAAGATTGACCAAGGAAAAATTGAGTTTC
Protein-coding regions in this window:
- a CDS encoding ABC transporter ATP-binding protein, with product MDEKLPKLTGKMQWQILKRLLRYLIPHKKMLAIALVLLMITVVGDLVGPYLIKIYIDDYLTVGSFPQSAIIGLAAGYIFIQVGNVIISYFQLMTFQKLALRVIQTMRIDVFSKVQGLGMRYFDRTPAGSIVSRVTNDTEAIKDMFVSVLVGFVQSGFLIIGVYIAMFLINPELALIATLLLPILGFIIYTYRKHSSVVYQDLRERLSQLNAKLAESLAGMGMVQAFRQERRLRDEFSEINTAHWNAGQRNIKLDSLLLRPAIDLVYALAIIMVLSYFGITSFSNPVEVGVIYVFVTYIDRFFEPINQVMQRLSIFQQAIVAASRVFKLMDEEDMAPAQADRSTAKIDQGKIEFRNLTFSYDGRQDVLKNISFTAEPGQTVALVGHTGSGKSSIINLLMRFYEYDNGEILIDGHSLKDFPMPELRKKMGLVLQDPFLFYGDIESNIRLHDPQMTSVQVRAAAEFVQANNFIEQLPDRYQQKVTERGSTFSSGQRQLVAFARTMATDPKVLILDEATANIDTETEVAIQTSLEKMRQGRTTIAIAHRLSTIQDAELILVLHQGEIVERGTHQELIRQKGLYHKMYQLQNGLVEEQMS